The following coding sequences lie in one Trypanosoma brucei gambiense DAL972 chromosome 7, complete sequence genomic window:
- a CDS encoding nuclear transport factor 2 protein, putative: MSEYADCTEVAKKALEFRQQFYQLLDNPERRGDIVALYAPNTPLLCEWNGHALPDTASIAAYLGGLPRTNHKVDCVDAQPLPGNERADSFLMTVHGVVTYDDEHKREFFQRFVIRKVEERYYIMNDYYRWLSEKE, from the coding sequence ATGTCGGAATACGCAGATTGCACGGAAGTGGCTAAGAAGGCGCTTGAGTTTCGCCAGCAGTTTTACCAACTGTTAGATAACCCAGAGAGGCGGGGTGATATTGTTGCCTTGTATGCTCCAAACACACCTCTCCTTTGCGAATGGAATGGACATGCCCTCCCAGACACCGCTTCCATCGCTGCATATCTCGGCGGATTACCCCGTACAAATCACAAAGTTGATTGTGTGGATGCGCAACCGCTTCCGGGTAATGAACGGGCGGACTCATTTCTCATGACAGTCCATGGCGTAGTCACATATGATGATGAACATAAGAGGGAATTCTTTCAGAGGTTTGTTATTAGAAAGGTAGAAGAGCGGTATTACATAATGAATGATTATTATCGCTGGTTAAGTGAAAAGGAGTAA
- a CDS encoding protein kinase, putative, producing MSTRKEPPKVLKGAAYTECSPISDVSHHKASASKAFLENHYRGMLRDTRSGNTARPVGPRPREPCVDDFVLVKRIGKGAFGEVYLCYKKYDNDKQLYALKRMRKTDMIRKKQISHVRSEKDVMAEAASTNPWVVKLYLSFQDEQYLYMVMEYMPGGDMISWLCIKQRFDVESTRFYIAELCAAVASVHDMFFVHRDIKPDNILLDAKGHIKLTDFGLSKRFAKVGEELLDLEEGNDALCSSNSSANLSNTCGSTCQGPNSVPVVSPHNPHSPTANYNSLTPAGSHASAHPQARRIFESIVGSPGYIAPEILLRQRYGVNCDWWSVGVIMYEMLYGIPPFFSSDTSSTCHKITHWREYLTYPSDRGVPPEATDLLRRLMCDQRDRLDFQGVKEHPFFNDIDWERLRETPPAFVPELSDPLDTHYFPEVEDNTPQQHHQRPDERNAVREVDPRGVIFADYKFNLKR from the coding sequence ATGTCCACGCGGAAAGAGCCACCGAAGGTTCTTAAAGGCGCCGCCTATACGGAGTGCAGTCCCATATCTGATGTTTCTCATCACAAGGCTTCCGCAAGCAAGGCATTTCTGGAAAATCATTACCGTGGGATGTTGCGTGACACCCGAAGTGGAAACACCGCGCGCCCCGTTGGCCCTCGCCCGAGGGAACCATGTGTGGACGACTTTGTGCTCGTCAAACGCATCGGGAAGGGTGCTTTTGGTGAGGTGTACCTTTGCTATAAAAAATATGACAACGACAAACAGTTATATGCACTAAAGCGAATGCGCAAGACGGATATGATACGCAAGAAGCAGATTTCGCACGTTCGTTCGGAGAAGGATGTGATGGCCGAAGCGGCGTCCACAAATCCGTGGGTGGTGAAACTGTACCTCAGTTTCCAGGATGAACAATACTTATATATGGTGATGGAGTACATGCCAGGTGGTGATATGATCTCATGGCTGTGCATCAAACAGCGGTTTGACGTAGAGAGCACACGGTTTTATATTGCTGAGCTGTGCGCTGCGGTTGCAAGTGTTCATGACATGTTCTTCGTTCATCGTGATATCAAACCCGATAACATTCTTTTGGACGCCAAAGGGCACATCAAGCTAACTGACTTCGGGCTTTCCAAGCGTTTCGCAAAGGTAGGAGAGGAACTTCTTGACTTAGAGGAGGGCAACGACGCCTTGTGTAGTAGCAATAGCAGTGCAAACCTGTCAAATACCTGCGGTTCCACCTGCCAAGGGCCAAATTCCGTACCAGTCGTATCCCCCCACAACCCCCACTCACCCACTGCAAACTACAATAGTTTGACACCTGCCGGGTCTCATGCCTCCGCACATCCCCAGGCTCGTCGCATCTTTGAATCTATTGTTGGTAGTCCGGGTTACATCGCACCAGAGATTCTTCTGCGACAGCGATATGGTGTGAACTGTGATTGGTGGTCTGTTGGTGTTATCATGTATGAAATGCTTTACGGGATCCCACCCTTCTTTTCCAGTGACACGAGCTCCACCTGTCACAAAATAACACACTGGCGGGAGTACCTCACTTATCCATCAGATCGTGGCGTCCCACCGGAGGCGACAGATCTTTTGCGTCGCCTCATGTGTGATCAGCGGGATCGTCTTGACTTTCAGGGCGTGAAGGAACATCCTTTCTTTAATGATATTGATTGGGAGCGATTGCGAGAGACTCCTCCGGCATTTGTTCCTGAATTATCAGACCCACTCGACACGCATTATTTCCCTGAAGTAGAAGATAATACACCGCAGCAACATCATCAGCGACCGGACGAACGCAACGCCGTCAGGGAAGTGGATCCGCGGGGCGTGATATTTGCAGACTACAAATTCAACCTCAAACGGTaa